A single Candoia aspera isolate rCanAsp1 chromosome 5, rCanAsp1.hap2, whole genome shotgun sequence DNA region contains:
- the RPGR gene encoding X-linked retinitis pigmentosa GTPase regulator gives MGEAEEQVPESGAIFTFGKSKFAENVPSKFWFKNDKPLHISCGDEHTSVVTENGKLYMFGSNNWGQLGFGTKNTVNKPTCVKVLKPEKVKLAGCGRNHTLIYTEKGNLYAAGGNSEGQLGLGDTEERSTFHLISYFTSQHKIKQLAAGSYTSAALTEDGQLFMWGDNSEGQIGLGNEANVCVPHQVDVGKPVFWISCGYYHSALITCDGELYTFGESENGKLGLSLEQLKNNKIPQLVSGISSRVNKVVCGGGHTVALAGGEVYTFGLGQYGQLGLGTFIFETSEPKMVDHLGKHKIYNIASGENHTALITENGLMYTFGDGRHGKLGLGEENYTNQFVPTLCSNFLRFTVQLVACGGCHMLVFATPRSKKSNIIHVLEENEHNLPAKTSEMGGDADQHTFSARLRRREKEKSPEQFSRLVRTLPPLGKSSLKLASRVISSTIPLGGATYPDRNKESESILDRETGGKKEENSDTEDSSSENGSDENEGRTLGDTTDVLNMTHVMRLNPNDQSVELAPVQKQKKKIKNVKLNIDGKGGLKESDHIQFQEGKASSHLESLASECFEKDVSTKKSCYDAFVQKIKARKKYSKNKSEQLSVTELKFDTQQTVKEEFKVTKKKNIDKINSGPTQHVVLFSHASNDQLEKRYEDYQKNKIEAKPDQYMQGKNNSEKQKQYNHKERITEQTVRKPSSSSQETMNKSATYVFKINQFNSENMTTRETNGEGRNNKWKRNQVDYKEKRNLNVNNMQNEKQNMGDTSEKDTQEQEENPENEQDNEEYEISVEEAEGGNGTQEKESDSEEKSEEQEVENEASKGKVDSMIGTNNDEEESENDELQPETENERNLEEEEENFQIRSKKDDMDNKLQEIEGRDVYEPEEGEKTKIMGKRKINIKLKEKEYEKNDQMKNKMKKIGKEKDDEEMGDGRGNRKEGEEEEEEEEEEEEENEEENYEECEDGEESGDAMVIEEEEGTEEEELEEQDQEETEREEEGQEEQEGEIETEVEEESVGDEEEEEDEVEGDSEEEEIEDEPEFDEGEEEQSEREEEEQEEEQEDKIVEHEEEEKGESSKDQKHKENNKRRKQNTNNKIKNFKQKVTLKRAVNGLRHTQEFWNNVLPHYLTLK, from the exons AAAATGGTAAACTATATATGTTTGGAAGCAACAACTGGGGGCAACTAGGATTTGGAACAAAGAATACTGTCAACAAGCCAACTTGTGTGAAAG TTCTAAAACCTGAAAAAGTGAAACTGGCTGGTTGTGGAAGAAATCACACTTTGATCTACACAg AAAAAGGGAACCTGTATGCTGCTGGAGGTAACAGTGAAGGACAACTGGGACTAGGAGATACAGAAGAAAGAAGTACATTTCATCTGATTAGTTATTTTACCAGTCAGCACAAGATCAAACAGCTGGCAGCTGGATCCTACACATCAGCAGCATTAACTG AGGATGGACAACTTTTTATGTGGGGAGACAACTCTGAAGGCCAAATAGGCTTGGGTAATGAAGCTAATGTATGTGTTCCTCATCAAGTGGACGTTGGGAAACCAGTTTTCTGGATCTCTTGTGGGTATTACCACTCTGCCTTAATAACAT GTGATGGAGAACTTTATACTTTTGGGGAGTCTGAAAATGGGAAACTAGGTTTGTCACTTGAACAGctgaaaaacaataaaatccCACAGCTTGTTTCTGGAATTTCAAGTAGAGTTAATAAGGTTGTCTGTGGAGGAGGACATACAGTAGCACTTGCAG GGGGAGAGGTCTATACCTTTGGCCTAGGCCAATATGGGCAACTTGGACTTGGCACATTTATCTTTGAAACTTCTGAACCAAAGATGGTGGATCATCTGGGAAAGCATAAGATCTATAACATTGCAAGTGGGGAAAATCATACAGCTTTAATAACAG AGAACGGTCTTATGTATACATTTGGAGATGGTCGGCATGGCAAATTAGGACTTGGGGAAGAAAATTACACTAATCAATTTGTACCTACATTATGTTCCAATTTTTTGAGGTTTACTGTACAATTG GTTGCTTGTGGTGGCTGTCATATGCTGGTTTTTGCCACCCCAAGGTCTAAAAAATCAAACATCATTCATGTGCTAGAAGAAAATGAACACAACTTACCTGCTAAAACCTCTGAAATGGGTGGAGATGCAGATCAGCATACATTTTCAGCACGTTTGCGACGGAGGGAGAAG GAAAAATCACCAGAACAATTTAGTCGATTGGTGCGAACACTTCCTCCTTTGGGGAAAAGTTCCCTAAAGCTTGCATCAAGGGTCATCAGCAGTACTATTCCTCTTGGTGGAGCAACCTATCCTGATAGAAATAAAGAATCTGAATCCATTTTGGACCGTGAAACAG gaggTAAGAAAGAGGAGAACAGTGATACAGAGGACAGCTCAAGTGAGAATGGTTCAGATGAAAATGAGGGAAGAACCCTTGGTGATACTACAGATGTCTTAAATATG acccaTGTGATGAGACTAAATCCCAATGACCAATCGGTAGAATTAGCACCAGTTCAAAAACAAAAG aagaaaattaaaaatgtgaaacTGAACATTGATGGTAAGGGTGGGTTGAAAGAGTCTGATCATATCCAGTTTCAGGAGGGCAAAGCATCTTCTCACTTGGAGTCTTTGGCTTCTGAATGTTTTGAAAAGGATGTCTCTACCAAAAAAAGTTGCTATGATGCTTTTGTGCAGAAAATTAAGGCTCGTAAAAAGTAttcaaaaaataaatctgaacaaCTTTCTGTTACTGAATTGAAATTTGACACTCAACAAACTGTAAAAGAAGAATTTAaagtgacaaaaaagaaaaatattgataaaataaattCTGGACCAACTCAGCATGTAGTGTTATTTAGCCATGCTAGTAATGATCAGCTGGAAAAACGATATGAAGattatcagaaaaataaaatagaagctaAACCTGATCAATATATGCAAGGTAAAAAcaacagtgaaaaacaaaaacagtataaTCACAAAGAAAGAATTACAGAACAAACGGTAAGAAAGCCATCTTCTTCAAGTCAGGAAACTATGAATAAGTCAGCAACGTATGTTTTCAAGATAAACCAATTTAATTCTGAAAACATGACAACTAGAGAAACAAATGGAGAAGGCAGAAACAATAAATGGAAAAGGAATCAAGTTGattataaagaaaagagaaatttaaatgttaacaatatgcaaaatgaaaaacaaaatatgggTGATACATCAGAGAAAGATACCCAGGAACAAGAAGAGAATCCAGAAAACGAGCAAGACAATGAAGAATATGAAATAAGTGTGGAAGAGGCTGAAGGGGGCAAtggaacacaagaaaaagaaagtgacagtGAGGAAAAATCTGAAGAACAGGAAGTTGAAAATGAAGCTAGTAAAGGCAAAGTGGATTCCATGATAGGCACCAACAACGatgaagaagaaagtgaaaatgatGAATTACAACCTGAAACAGAAAATGAGCGtaatctggaggaagaagaagagaacttTCAGATAAGAAGCAAGAAAGATGACATGGATAATAAACTGCAAGAGATAGAGGGAAGAGATGTATATGAGcctgaagagggggaaaaaactaaaatcatggggaaaaggaaaattaacataaaactgaaagaaaaggaatatgagAAGAATGACCAGatgaagaataaaatgaaaaaaattgggaaggaaaaagatgatgaagaaatgggagatggaagaggaaacagaaaagagggagaggaagaagaggaagaagaggaagaggaagaggaagaaaacgaGGAAGAAAATTATGAAGAATGTGAAGATGGTGAGGAAAGTGGCGATGCTATggtgatagaggaggaggagggcacaGAGGAAGAGGAACTTGAAGAACAGGATCAGGAAGAGActgaaagagaggaggaaggaCAAGAGGAGCAAGAGGGAGAAATTGAAACAGAAGTCGAAGAAGAAAGTGTGGgagatgaagaggaggaagaagatgaggtAGAGGGAGACAGTGAAGAAGAAGAGATAGAAGATGAGCCAGAATTTGATGAAGGGGAAGAAGAACAAagtgagagggaggaggaggagcaggaggaggagcaggaggacaAAATAGTTGAGcatgaagaggaagaaaaaggcgAAAGCTCCAAAGATCAAAAACataaagaaaataacaaaaggagaaagcaaaatacaaacaacaaaataaaaaactttAAGCAAAAAGTAACATTGAAACGAGCAGTGAATGGATTGCGACATACACAAGAGTTTTGGAACAATGTTTTACCGCATTATTTGACACTAAAGTAA